A genomic region of Bombus pyrosoma isolate SC7728 linkage group LG6, ASM1482585v1, whole genome shotgun sequence contains the following coding sequences:
- the LOC122568033 gene encoding serine/threonine-protein kinase tricornered isoform X2, which translates to MFEAISERSILIQFPKNGISMVYRDAEEIRNERRPDGTSRILVRRRFLDTCTRLSERVLEMAATESTIRFSGHTLDKATKAKVTLENYYSNLIAQHIERKQRLAKLEESLKDEGLSEQQKQEKRLQHAQKETEFLRLKRSRLGVEDFEPLKVIGRGAFGEVRLVQKKDTGHVYAMKILRKADMLEKEQVAHVRAERDVLVEADHQWVVKMYYSFQDPINLYLIMEFLPGGDMMTLLMKKDTLSEECTQFYISETALAIDSIHKLGFIHRDIKPDNLLLDARGHIKLSDFGLCTGLKKSHRTDFYRDLSQAKPSDFMTSCGSGSGGAMDSKRRAESWKRNRRALAYSTVGTPDYIAPEVFLQTGYGPACDCWSLGVIMYEMLIGYPPFCSENPQETYRKVMNWRETLVFPPEVPISEEAKDTIIRFCCEADRRLGAQRGIEELKLAPFFRGVDWEHIRERPAAIPVEVRSIDDTSNFDEFPDVKLEIPSAPMPQDGEVIYKDWVFINYTFKRFEGLTQRGTPTKK; encoded by the exons ATGTTTGAAGCAATTTCAGA GAGATCGATTCTAATTCAATTTCCAAAGAATGGAATTTCGATGGTGTATCGCGATGCGGaagaaattcgaaacgaaagaagaccAGACGGAACATCTCGGATATTAGTGAGACGGCGTTTTCTTGATACGTGCACGCGCCTTTCCGAGA GGGTGCTGGAGATGGCGGCCACAGAGAGCACGATCCGTTTCAGCGGCCATACATTGGACAAAGCTACAAAGGCCAag GTAACGTTGGAGAATTACTACAGTAATCTGATAGCTCAGCACATCGAGCGAAAGCAAAGGCTCGCGAAACTAGAGGAATCGTTGAAAGACGAAGGTCTGTCGGAACAACAGAAGCAGGAGAAACGGTTGCAGCATGCTCAGAAAGAAACTGAATTTCTCCGTTTGAAACGTTCCCGACTTGGCGTCGAAGATTTCGAGCCTCTCAAAGTTATCGGCAGAGGTGCTTTCGGAGAG GTAAGACTCGTGCAAAAGAAGGATACCGGGCACGTATAtgcgatgaaaattttaagaaaagcCGACATGCTGGAGAAAGAGCAAGTGGCGCACGTCAGGGCGGAAAGAGACGTCCTAGTGGAAGCGGATCATCAATGGGtcgtaaaaatgtattatagcTTTCAAGATcctataaatttgtatttaatcaTGGAGTTTCTTCCAGGCG GTGACATGATGACGTTGCTGATGAAGAAAGATACGCTGTCCGAAGAGTGCacgcaattttatatttcggaGACAGCGTTAGCGATCGATTCTATACATAAACTGGGATTTATTCATAG agATATCAAACCGGACAATCTGTTATTGGATGCACGAGGTCATATAAAACTCTCTGATTTTGGATTATGTACGGGTCTGAAAAAGTCCCATAGAACCGATTTCTACAGAGATCTCAGTCAAGCAAAGCCTTCGGATTTCA TGACATCGTGCGGAAGCGGAAGTGGCGGCGCGATGGATAGTAAAAGAAGAGCAGAGAGCTGGAAAAGAAATAGGAGAGCTTTGGCTTATAGTACAGTAGGAACACCCGATTACATAGCTCCGGaagtatttttacaaacagGTTATGGACCTGCTTGTGACTGTTGGTCCTTGGGAGTTATCATGTACGAGATGCTCATAG GATATCCACCATTCTGCAGTGAAAATCCCCAAGAAACTTACCGGAAGGTTATGAATTGGAGGGAGACCTTAGTTTTTCCGCCAGAAGTTCCCATTAGCGAGGAAGCTAAAGATACCATAATCAGGTTTTGTTGCGAAGCCGATAGAAGATTAg GTGCGCAAAGAGGTATAGAAGAGCTTAAACTAGCCCCTTTCTTCCGTGGCGTCGATTGGGAACATATCAGAGAAAGGCCAGCAGCAATTCCAGTCGAAGTACGTTCTATCGACGATACTTCCAATTTCGACGAATTTCCCGACGTGAAATTGGAGATAC CATCCGCGCCAATGCCTCAAGATGGGGAGGTAATATACAAGGACTGGGTATTCATTAATTACACGTTCAAACGATTCGAAGGTTTGACGCAACGAGGCACGCCAACCAAGAAATAG
- the LOC122568033 gene encoding serine/threonine-protein kinase tricornered isoform X4: protein MYNSELLKTVWTKIGQMCSYVTCAKSYLSGVLEMAATESTIRFSGHTLDKATKAKVTLENYYSNLIAQHIERKQRLAKLEESLKDEGLSEQQKQEKRLQHAQKETEFLRLKRSRLGVEDFEPLKVIGRGAFGEVRLVQKKDTGHVYAMKILRKADMLEKEQVAHVRAERDVLVEADHQWVVKMYYSFQDPINLYLIMEFLPGGDMMTLLMKKDTLSEECTQFYISETALAIDSIHKLGFIHRDIKPDNLLLDARGHIKLSDFGLCTGLKKSHRTDFYRDLSQAKPSDFMTSCGSGSGGAMDSKRRAESWKRNRRALAYSTVGTPDYIAPEVFLQTGYGPACDCWSLGVIMYEMLIGYPPFCSENPQETYRKVMNWRETLVFPPEVPISEEAKDTIIRFCCEADRRLGAQRGIEELKLAPFFRGVDWEHIRERPAAIPVEVRSIDDTSNFDEFPDVKLEIPSAPMPQDGEVIYKDWVFINYTFKRFEGLTQRGTPTKK, encoded by the exons GGGTGCTGGAGATGGCGGCCACAGAGAGCACGATCCGTTTCAGCGGCCATACATTGGACAAAGCTACAAAGGCCAag GTAACGTTGGAGAATTACTACAGTAATCTGATAGCTCAGCACATCGAGCGAAAGCAAAGGCTCGCGAAACTAGAGGAATCGTTGAAAGACGAAGGTCTGTCGGAACAACAGAAGCAGGAGAAACGGTTGCAGCATGCTCAGAAAGAAACTGAATTTCTCCGTTTGAAACGTTCCCGACTTGGCGTCGAAGATTTCGAGCCTCTCAAAGTTATCGGCAGAGGTGCTTTCGGAGAG GTAAGACTCGTGCAAAAGAAGGATACCGGGCACGTATAtgcgatgaaaattttaagaaaagcCGACATGCTGGAGAAAGAGCAAGTGGCGCACGTCAGGGCGGAAAGAGACGTCCTAGTGGAAGCGGATCATCAATGGGtcgtaaaaatgtattatagcTTTCAAGATcctataaatttgtatttaatcaTGGAGTTTCTTCCAGGCG GTGACATGATGACGTTGCTGATGAAGAAAGATACGCTGTCCGAAGAGTGCacgcaattttatatttcggaGACAGCGTTAGCGATCGATTCTATACATAAACTGGGATTTATTCATAG agATATCAAACCGGACAATCTGTTATTGGATGCACGAGGTCATATAAAACTCTCTGATTTTGGATTATGTACGGGTCTGAAAAAGTCCCATAGAACCGATTTCTACAGAGATCTCAGTCAAGCAAAGCCTTCGGATTTCA TGACATCGTGCGGAAGCGGAAGTGGCGGCGCGATGGATAGTAAAAGAAGAGCAGAGAGCTGGAAAAGAAATAGGAGAGCTTTGGCTTATAGTACAGTAGGAACACCCGATTACATAGCTCCGGaagtatttttacaaacagGTTATGGACCTGCTTGTGACTGTTGGTCCTTGGGAGTTATCATGTACGAGATGCTCATAG GATATCCACCATTCTGCAGTGAAAATCCCCAAGAAACTTACCGGAAGGTTATGAATTGGAGGGAGACCTTAGTTTTTCCGCCAGAAGTTCCCATTAGCGAGGAAGCTAAAGATACCATAATCAGGTTTTGTTGCGAAGCCGATAGAAGATTAg GTGCGCAAAGAGGTATAGAAGAGCTTAAACTAGCCCCTTTCTTCCGTGGCGTCGATTGGGAACATATCAGAGAAAGGCCAGCAGCAATTCCAGTCGAAGTACGTTCTATCGACGATACTTCCAATTTCGACGAATTTCCCGACGTGAAATTGGAGATAC CATCCGCGCCAATGCCTCAAGATGGGGAGGTAATATACAAGGACTGGGTATTCATTAATTACACGTTCAAACGATTCGAAGGTTTGACGCAACGAGGCACGCCAACCAAGAAATAG
- the LOC122568033 gene encoding serine/threonine-protein kinase tricornered isoform X5, which translates to MGVAEDETPSSLTSHPNPNVNNSNQEGVLEMAATESTIRFSGHTLDKATKAKVTLENYYSNLIAQHIERKQRLAKLEESLKDEGLSEQQKQEKRLQHAQKETEFLRLKRSRLGVEDFEPLKVIGRGAFGEVRLVQKKDTGHVYAMKILRKADMLEKEQVAHVRAERDVLVEADHQWVVKMYYSFQDPINLYLIMEFLPGGDMMTLLMKKDTLSEECTQFYISETALAIDSIHKLGFIHRDIKPDNLLLDARGHIKLSDFGLCTGLKKSHRTDFYRDLSQAKPSDFMTSCGSGSGGAMDSKRRAESWKRNRRALAYSTVGTPDYIAPEVFLQTGYGPACDCWSLGVIMYEMLIGYPPFCSENPQETYRKVMNWRETLVFPPEVPISEEAKDTIIRFCCEADRRLGAQRGIEELKLAPFFRGVDWEHIRERPAAIPVEVRSIDDTSNFDEFPDVKLEIPSAPMPQDGEVIYKDWVFINYTFKRFEGLTQRGTPTKK; encoded by the exons GGGTGCTGGAGATGGCGGCCACAGAGAGCACGATCCGTTTCAGCGGCCATACATTGGACAAAGCTACAAAGGCCAag GTAACGTTGGAGAATTACTACAGTAATCTGATAGCTCAGCACATCGAGCGAAAGCAAAGGCTCGCGAAACTAGAGGAATCGTTGAAAGACGAAGGTCTGTCGGAACAACAGAAGCAGGAGAAACGGTTGCAGCATGCTCAGAAAGAAACTGAATTTCTCCGTTTGAAACGTTCCCGACTTGGCGTCGAAGATTTCGAGCCTCTCAAAGTTATCGGCAGAGGTGCTTTCGGAGAG GTAAGACTCGTGCAAAAGAAGGATACCGGGCACGTATAtgcgatgaaaattttaagaaaagcCGACATGCTGGAGAAAGAGCAAGTGGCGCACGTCAGGGCGGAAAGAGACGTCCTAGTGGAAGCGGATCATCAATGGGtcgtaaaaatgtattatagcTTTCAAGATcctataaatttgtatttaatcaTGGAGTTTCTTCCAGGCG GTGACATGATGACGTTGCTGATGAAGAAAGATACGCTGTCCGAAGAGTGCacgcaattttatatttcggaGACAGCGTTAGCGATCGATTCTATACATAAACTGGGATTTATTCATAG agATATCAAACCGGACAATCTGTTATTGGATGCACGAGGTCATATAAAACTCTCTGATTTTGGATTATGTACGGGTCTGAAAAAGTCCCATAGAACCGATTTCTACAGAGATCTCAGTCAAGCAAAGCCTTCGGATTTCA TGACATCGTGCGGAAGCGGAAGTGGCGGCGCGATGGATAGTAAAAGAAGAGCAGAGAGCTGGAAAAGAAATAGGAGAGCTTTGGCTTATAGTACAGTAGGAACACCCGATTACATAGCTCCGGaagtatttttacaaacagGTTATGGACCTGCTTGTGACTGTTGGTCCTTGGGAGTTATCATGTACGAGATGCTCATAG GATATCCACCATTCTGCAGTGAAAATCCCCAAGAAACTTACCGGAAGGTTATGAATTGGAGGGAGACCTTAGTTTTTCCGCCAGAAGTTCCCATTAGCGAGGAAGCTAAAGATACCATAATCAGGTTTTGTTGCGAAGCCGATAGAAGATTAg GTGCGCAAAGAGGTATAGAAGAGCTTAAACTAGCCCCTTTCTTCCGTGGCGTCGATTGGGAACATATCAGAGAAAGGCCAGCAGCAATTCCAGTCGAAGTACGTTCTATCGACGATACTTCCAATTTCGACGAATTTCCCGACGTGAAATTGGAGATAC CATCCGCGCCAATGCCTCAAGATGGGGAGGTAATATACAAGGACTGGGTATTCATTAATTACACGTTCAAACGATTCGAAGGTTTGACGCAACGAGGCACGCCAACCAAGAAATAG
- the LOC122568033 gene encoding serine/threonine-protein kinase tricornered isoform X3, with protein MCEEATEVETHHQQTAATTMGVAEDETPSSLTSHPNPNVNNSNQEGVLEMAATESTIRFSGHTLDKATKAKVTLENYYSNLIAQHIERKQRLAKLEESLKDEGLSEQQKQEKRLQHAQKETEFLRLKRSRLGVEDFEPLKVIGRGAFGEVRLVQKKDTGHVYAMKILRKADMLEKEQVAHVRAERDVLVEADHQWVVKMYYSFQDPINLYLIMEFLPGGDMMTLLMKKDTLSEECTQFYISETALAIDSIHKLGFIHRDIKPDNLLLDARGHIKLSDFGLCTGLKKSHRTDFYRDLSQAKPSDFMTSCGSGSGGAMDSKRRAESWKRNRRALAYSTVGTPDYIAPEVFLQTGYGPACDCWSLGVIMYEMLIGYPPFCSENPQETYRKVMNWRETLVFPPEVPISEEAKDTIIRFCCEADRRLGAQRGIEELKLAPFFRGVDWEHIRERPAAIPVEVRSIDDTSNFDEFPDVKLEIPSAPMPQDGEVIYKDWVFINYTFKRFEGLTQRGTPTKK; from the exons GGGTGCTGGAGATGGCGGCCACAGAGAGCACGATCCGTTTCAGCGGCCATACATTGGACAAAGCTACAAAGGCCAag GTAACGTTGGAGAATTACTACAGTAATCTGATAGCTCAGCACATCGAGCGAAAGCAAAGGCTCGCGAAACTAGAGGAATCGTTGAAAGACGAAGGTCTGTCGGAACAACAGAAGCAGGAGAAACGGTTGCAGCATGCTCAGAAAGAAACTGAATTTCTCCGTTTGAAACGTTCCCGACTTGGCGTCGAAGATTTCGAGCCTCTCAAAGTTATCGGCAGAGGTGCTTTCGGAGAG GTAAGACTCGTGCAAAAGAAGGATACCGGGCACGTATAtgcgatgaaaattttaagaaaagcCGACATGCTGGAGAAAGAGCAAGTGGCGCACGTCAGGGCGGAAAGAGACGTCCTAGTGGAAGCGGATCATCAATGGGtcgtaaaaatgtattatagcTTTCAAGATcctataaatttgtatttaatcaTGGAGTTTCTTCCAGGCG GTGACATGATGACGTTGCTGATGAAGAAAGATACGCTGTCCGAAGAGTGCacgcaattttatatttcggaGACAGCGTTAGCGATCGATTCTATACATAAACTGGGATTTATTCATAG agATATCAAACCGGACAATCTGTTATTGGATGCACGAGGTCATATAAAACTCTCTGATTTTGGATTATGTACGGGTCTGAAAAAGTCCCATAGAACCGATTTCTACAGAGATCTCAGTCAAGCAAAGCCTTCGGATTTCA TGACATCGTGCGGAAGCGGAAGTGGCGGCGCGATGGATAGTAAAAGAAGAGCAGAGAGCTGGAAAAGAAATAGGAGAGCTTTGGCTTATAGTACAGTAGGAACACCCGATTACATAGCTCCGGaagtatttttacaaacagGTTATGGACCTGCTTGTGACTGTTGGTCCTTGGGAGTTATCATGTACGAGATGCTCATAG GATATCCACCATTCTGCAGTGAAAATCCCCAAGAAACTTACCGGAAGGTTATGAATTGGAGGGAGACCTTAGTTTTTCCGCCAGAAGTTCCCATTAGCGAGGAAGCTAAAGATACCATAATCAGGTTTTGTTGCGAAGCCGATAGAAGATTAg GTGCGCAAAGAGGTATAGAAGAGCTTAAACTAGCCCCTTTCTTCCGTGGCGTCGATTGGGAACATATCAGAGAAAGGCCAGCAGCAATTCCAGTCGAAGTACGTTCTATCGACGATACTTCCAATTTCGACGAATTTCCCGACGTGAAATTGGAGATAC CATCCGCGCCAATGCCTCAAGATGGGGAGGTAATATACAAGGACTGGGTATTCATTAATTACACGTTCAAACGATTCGAAGGTTTGACGCAACGAGGCACGCCAACCAAGAAATAG
- the LOC122568033 gene encoding serine/threonine-protein kinase tricornered isoform X6 gives MAATESTIRFSGHTLDKATKAKVTLENYYSNLIAQHIERKQRLAKLEESLKDEGLSEQQKQEKRLQHAQKETEFLRLKRSRLGVEDFEPLKVIGRGAFGEVRLVQKKDTGHVYAMKILRKADMLEKEQVAHVRAERDVLVEADHQWVVKMYYSFQDPINLYLIMEFLPGGDMMTLLMKKDTLSEECTQFYISETALAIDSIHKLGFIHRDIKPDNLLLDARGHIKLSDFGLCTGLKKSHRTDFYRDLSQAKPSDFMTSCGSGSGGAMDSKRRAESWKRNRRALAYSTVGTPDYIAPEVFLQTGYGPACDCWSLGVIMYEMLIGYPPFCSENPQETYRKVMNWRETLVFPPEVPISEEAKDTIIRFCCEADRRLGAQRGIEELKLAPFFRGVDWEHIRERPAAIPVEVRSIDDTSNFDEFPDVKLEIPSAPMPQDGEVIYKDWVFINYTFKRFEGLTQRGTPTKK, from the exons ATGGCGGCCACAGAGAGCACGATCCGTTTCAGCGGCCATACATTGGACAAAGCTACAAAGGCCAag GTAACGTTGGAGAATTACTACAGTAATCTGATAGCTCAGCACATCGAGCGAAAGCAAAGGCTCGCGAAACTAGAGGAATCGTTGAAAGACGAAGGTCTGTCGGAACAACAGAAGCAGGAGAAACGGTTGCAGCATGCTCAGAAAGAAACTGAATTTCTCCGTTTGAAACGTTCCCGACTTGGCGTCGAAGATTTCGAGCCTCTCAAAGTTATCGGCAGAGGTGCTTTCGGAGAG GTAAGACTCGTGCAAAAGAAGGATACCGGGCACGTATAtgcgatgaaaattttaagaaaagcCGACATGCTGGAGAAAGAGCAAGTGGCGCACGTCAGGGCGGAAAGAGACGTCCTAGTGGAAGCGGATCATCAATGGGtcgtaaaaatgtattatagcTTTCAAGATcctataaatttgtatttaatcaTGGAGTTTCTTCCAGGCG GTGACATGATGACGTTGCTGATGAAGAAAGATACGCTGTCCGAAGAGTGCacgcaattttatatttcggaGACAGCGTTAGCGATCGATTCTATACATAAACTGGGATTTATTCATAG agATATCAAACCGGACAATCTGTTATTGGATGCACGAGGTCATATAAAACTCTCTGATTTTGGATTATGTACGGGTCTGAAAAAGTCCCATAGAACCGATTTCTACAGAGATCTCAGTCAAGCAAAGCCTTCGGATTTCA TGACATCGTGCGGAAGCGGAAGTGGCGGCGCGATGGATAGTAAAAGAAGAGCAGAGAGCTGGAAAAGAAATAGGAGAGCTTTGGCTTATAGTACAGTAGGAACACCCGATTACATAGCTCCGGaagtatttttacaaacagGTTATGGACCTGCTTGTGACTGTTGGTCCTTGGGAGTTATCATGTACGAGATGCTCATAG GATATCCACCATTCTGCAGTGAAAATCCCCAAGAAACTTACCGGAAGGTTATGAATTGGAGGGAGACCTTAGTTTTTCCGCCAGAAGTTCCCATTAGCGAGGAAGCTAAAGATACCATAATCAGGTTTTGTTGCGAAGCCGATAGAAGATTAg GTGCGCAAAGAGGTATAGAAGAGCTTAAACTAGCCCCTTTCTTCCGTGGCGTCGATTGGGAACATATCAGAGAAAGGCCAGCAGCAATTCCAGTCGAAGTACGTTCTATCGACGATACTTCCAATTTCGACGAATTTCCCGACGTGAAATTGGAGATAC CATCCGCGCCAATGCCTCAAGATGGGGAGGTAATATACAAGGACTGGGTATTCATTAATTACACGTTCAAACGATTCGAAGGTTTGACGCAACGAGGCACGCCAACCAAGAAATAG